A genomic stretch from Sulfolobus islandicus Y.N.15.51 includes:
- a CDS encoding IS607-like element ISSis5 family transposase, translated as MLKPKEVCQKLGISYRTLQSYVKKGYIKPVILQSGKWRFKEEDVERLMGVVRKRKVVLYARVSSNTQKDDLINQVKYLEENVKDYDQVITDIGSGLNMKRKGFLKLLRMILNNEVSKVVIAYPDRLVRFGFEIIEEACKAHNCELVVLNKEDKTPEQELIEDLISILVSFSGKLYGMRSHKYEKVKKCVEELKA; from the coding sequence ATGCTGAAACCTAAGGAAGTGTGCCAAAAACTAGGAATATCATACCGCACACTACAGAGCTATGTTAAGAAGGGTTACATAAAACCCGTGATACTACAGAGTGGAAAATGGAGGTTTAAAGAAGAGGATGTCGAAAGACTCATGGGGGTTGTTAGGAAGAGGAAAGTAGTATTATACGCTAGGGTATCATCAAACACACAGAAAGACGACTTAATAAACCAAGTTAAGTACCTGGAGGAGAACGTTAAGGACTACGACCAAGTAATAACAGACATTGGTTCTGGGTTGAACATGAAGAGAAAAGGATTCCTCAAGCTATTGAGAATGATACTAAACAACGAAGTATCGAAAGTTGTCATAGCCTACCCAGACAGACTAGTTAGGTTCGGCTTTGAAATAATAGAGGAGGCATGCAAAGCACACAACTGCGAGCTCGTGGTATTAAATAAGGAGGACAAAACACCAGAGCAGGAACTAATCGAAGATTTGATCTCTATACTGGTATCATTTAGCGGAAAGTTGTATGGTATGAGGAGCCATAAATATGAGAAGGTGAAGAAGTGTGTCGAAGAGCTTAAGGCTTAA